One Nitrospirota bacterium genomic region harbors:
- a CDS encoding ABC transporter permease, protein MTPVQAIVAKELRSYFVSPVAYVVGSVFLLIFGVLSYLAVVNAGNQAVRMMQLQGMAAQLNLNDLVFRPTFYSTAIVLLLVLPLLTMRLFAEERKLRTFELLLTSPIGITDIVLGKFLGAYLIYLGLLALTGLVPLVLALYSSFDWHPVLTGYLGLALLGALFLATGVLASALTENQIVAAFLSFGILILVWLLGGLGSVLGDTPLGNVVSYLSFIEHYDRLVRGLVDTKDLVYYLCGLVFMLFLAHRVVESHRWK, encoded by the coding sequence ATGACGCCGGTGCAAGCCATCGTCGCCAAGGAGCTGCGGTCCTACTTCGTCTCCCCGGTCGCCTACGTGGTCGGCTCCGTGTTCCTGCTGATCTTCGGGGTGCTGTCTTACCTGGCCGTGGTGAACGCGGGCAACCAGGCGGTGCGGATGATGCAGCTCCAGGGGATGGCGGCCCAGCTCAACCTGAACGACCTGGTGTTCCGCCCCACCTTCTACAGCACCGCGATCGTGCTCCTCCTCGTGCTGCCGCTGCTGACCATGCGCCTGTTCGCGGAGGAGCGCAAGCTCCGCACCTTCGAGCTGCTCCTGACCTCCCCGATCGGGATCACCGACATCGTCCTCGGCAAGTTCCTGGGCGCGTACCTGATCTACCTGGGCCTGCTGGCCCTCACGGGGCTCGTGCCGCTGGTGCTGGCCCTGTACAGCAGCTTCGACTGGCACCCGGTCCTGACCGGCTACCTGGGCCTGGCGCTGCTCGGCGCCCTGTTCCTGGCCACCGGGGTCCTGGCCTCGGCGCTGACGGAGAACCAGATCGTGGCCGCCTTTCTGAGCTTCGGGATACTGATCCTGGTCTGGCTCCTGGGCGGGCTGGGCTCGGTCCTCGGGGACACGCCGCTGGGCAACGTCGTCTCCTACCTGTCCTTCATCGAGCATTACGACCGGCTGGTCCGCGGGCTGGTGGACACCAAGGATCTGGTCTATTACCTCTGCGGCCTGGTCTTCATGCTGTTCCTGGCCCATCGCGTAGTGGAGTCGCACCGATGGAAATGA
- a CDS encoding HEAT repeat domain-containing protein, translated as MTDEQKPSSDPAQPEASEELTDQVAEAVTGAGEPAEQAAEAGADAAQTAEGAEEVLLDEEKVKDEIEIQIDLLKDSDWAVRREAVVTLGEMGDERCVAPLVRALRDGDWQVREAAVEALGMVGSPAVEPLLRQLRDWDIRKFVIRALGKIKDERVLEPLIGQLRSDEFNLDATEALVELGEPAVERLVAALKDKDELARKQAVIALGRIKSAAALEPLIEMLKDKDWFTRLTAAAALEKLGDPKGREAIKPLLNDPDLVVKMRVERILAAWKKSPASA; from the coding sequence ATGACCGACGAGCAGAAGCCATCTTCAGATCCTGCCCAGCCGGAAGCGTCCGAGGAGTTGACCGATCAGGTCGCGGAGGCCGTCACCGGAGCGGGCGAGCCGGCGGAGCAAGCGGCTGAAGCGGGAGCCGACGCGGCGCAGACGGCCGAGGGGGCGGAAGAGGTCCTCCTCGACGAAGAGAAGGTCAAGGACGAGATCGAGATCCAGATCGATCTCCTCAAGGACTCCGATTGGGCGGTCCGTCGAGAGGCGGTCGTCACGCTCGGAGAGATGGGGGACGAGCGGTGCGTTGCGCCGCTGGTCCGGGCGCTCCGGGATGGGGACTGGCAGGTGCGCGAAGCGGCGGTCGAGGCGCTGGGCATGGTGGGCTCGCCGGCCGTCGAGCCGCTGCTCAGGCAACTGCGGGACTGGGACATCCGCAAGTTCGTGATCCGGGCCCTGGGCAAGATCAAGGACGAGCGGGTCCTGGAGCCCCTGATCGGGCAATTGCGGAGCGACGAGTTCAACCTCGATGCGACCGAGGCGCTCGTGGAGCTCGGCGAGCCGGCCGTCGAGAGGCTGGTGGCCGCGCTCAAGGACAAGGACGAGCTGGCTCGGAAACAGGCCGTGATCGCCCTGGGCCGGATCAAGAGCGCCGCCGCCCTCGAGCCCCTGATCGAGATGCTCAAAGACAAGGATTGGTTCACCCGCCTGACGGCCGCCGCGGCGCTCGAAAAGCTCGGGGACCCGAAGGGCCGCGAGGCCATCAAGCCGCTCTTGAACGACCCGGACTTGGTCGTGAAGATGCGGGTGGAGCGGATCCTCGCCGCGTGGAAGAAATCCCCGGCCAGCGCCTGA
- a CDS encoding AI-2E family transporter: MEERRHHERELATRFVRATLAIGVAALLLALFSPFLSSIAWAAVLCYALRPVHQRVLLGTGGRQLVSALLMSVVLTVGLILPIISLSFLIGEELVRLYTDMAETMARGEGLLHERWRSNPLVAMALDRLQQYERLTGTDLRSSFADNLNAIGKALIEQLTGLTTDLLLGVLELLLTIVCAFFFFRDWDAIAAWLGNVLPFSRQRQELMVRRIDEVVKGSIYGNTAVAVLEGLVGGVAFWATGLPSPVLWGTVMGLLSYLPVAGASLIWIPAALYFLTEGAYGPMTGILIAGALITLVDYGVRNLLVASRVRLHPLLVFFSVLGGIKLLGLLGLVAGPLTVALGKATVEIYQTEQAKAAG; this comes from the coding sequence ATGGAAGAGCGCCGACACCATGAACGAGAGCTCGCGACCCGGTTCGTGCGCGCGACCCTCGCGATCGGGGTCGCCGCCCTGCTGCTGGCCCTGTTCAGCCCGTTCCTGTCGTCCATCGCCTGGGCCGCCGTCCTCTGCTACGCCCTCCGTCCCGTGCATCAGCGGGTCCTGCTCGGCACGGGCGGGCGGCAACTGGTCAGCGCCCTGCTCATGAGCGTCGTGCTCACGGTCGGCCTGATCCTGCCCATCATCTCCCTCTCGTTCCTGATCGGAGAGGAGCTGGTCCGGCTCTACACGGACATGGCCGAGACGATGGCCCGCGGCGAGGGGCTCCTTCACGAGCGCTGGCGGTCCAACCCGCTCGTCGCGATGGCCCTCGACCGCCTGCAGCAGTATGAGCGCCTCACCGGAACGGACCTGCGGTCGTCCTTCGCCGACAACCTCAACGCGATCGGCAAGGCCCTGATCGAGCAACTCACCGGCCTGACGACGGACCTGCTCCTGGGGGTCCTCGAGCTGCTCCTGACCATCGTGTGCGCGTTCTTTTTCTTCCGGGACTGGGACGCGATCGCGGCCTGGTTGGGGAACGTCCTGCCGTTCTCGCGACAGCGGCAGGAATTGATGGTCCGGCGCATCGACGAAGTGGTGAAAGGCTCGATCTACGGGAACACGGCGGTCGCGGTGCTGGAAGGGCTCGTGGGGGGGGTGGCGTTTTGGGCGACGGGGCTTCCCTCGCCGGTCCTGTGGGGGACGGTGATGGGGCTCCTGTCGTACCTGCCGGTGGCCGGTGCGTCGCTGATCTGGATTCCGGCCGCCCTGTACTTCCTGACCGAAGGCGCCTACGGCCCCATGACCGGCATCCTGATCGCCGGCGCCTTGATCACGCTCGTTGATTACGGGGTGCGGAACCTGCTCGTCGCCAGCCGGGTGCGCCTGCACCCGCTGCTGGTCTTCTTCAGCGTGCTCGGCGGGATCAAGCTGCTGGGGCTCTTGGGACTGGTGGCCGGACCGCTCACCGTGGCCCTGGGCAAGGCCACGGTCGAGATCTACCAGACGGAACAGGCGAAGGCGGCGGGTTGA
- a CDS encoding OmpA family protein: MRNHSSNHLTILLASLSVCLLLAGCSKKVSSSVGDQSLTAGPQKAEAPKEAEAPKVEAAPEAPRAEAPPEPPKVEEAKVEQPAAAPAEAPAPQPAPQEEVRVTEQPTPPPSAPAPEVAREAPTEAAPAPAPEPAKPAELGDVFFDYDRAAIRSDAKPVLEADAALLKAGSDWTLLIAGHCDERGTAEYNLVLGERRAQAAKQYLEDLGIPGGKIQVTSFGKEKPFCSEHSAECWQKNRRAHFSVQ; the protein is encoded by the coding sequence ATGAGGAACCATTCTTCCAACCATCTGACGATTCTGCTGGCGTCGTTGAGCGTCTGTCTGCTGCTGGCTGGCTGCAGCAAGAAAGTGTCCTCCTCGGTGGGCGACCAGAGCCTGACGGCGGGACCGCAAAAGGCCGAGGCGCCCAAAGAAGCGGAGGCGCCGAAGGTCGAAGCGGCGCCGGAAGCCCCGAGGGCGGAAGCGCCACCGGAGCCACCCAAGGTGGAAGAGGCCAAGGTGGAGCAGCCGGCTGCCGCGCCGGCGGAAGCTCCGGCTCCCCAGCCGGCTCCGCAGGAGGAAGTGCGGGTGACCGAGCAGCCGACGCCGCCTCCCAGTGCGCCGGCCCCGGAAGTCGCGCGCGAGGCGCCGACGGAGGCGGCTCCGGCTCCAGCGCCGGAGCCGGCCAAGCCGGCGGAGTTGGGGGACGTGTTTTTCGATTACGACCGGGCCGCGATCCGGAGCGATGCCAAACCGGTGCTCGAGGCCGACGCCGCCCTGTTAAAGGCGGGCAGCGACTGGACGTTGCTGATCGCCGGACATTGCGACGAGCGGGGCACGGCGGAGTACAACCTCGTGCTGGGCGAACGGCGTGCGCAAGCCGCCAAGCAGTACCTCGAAGACCTGGGGATCCCCGGGGGGAAGATCCAGGTCACCAGCTTCGGCAAGGAGAAGCCGTTCTGCTCCGAGCACAGCGCCGAGTGCTGGCAGAAGAACCGGCGAGCCCATTTTTCGGTCCAGTAG
- the glgB gene encoding 1,4-alpha-glucan branching protein GlgB has protein sequence MDELTDQIERLLRAEHWDPFAVLGPHPVTMNGGPATVIRAFLPEAREATVLLESQEASAERSGPQAPMKKVHSAGLFEAVIPVPVERVRYRLRVTDQCGTQTKKRDPYSYQPLLSDYDLHLYREGRLYRAYDLLGAHVLTLEGETGVRFVVWAPNALRVSVVGDFNGWDGRRHAMRSRGETGLWELFIPGLGGGTVYKYEIRPQGQGAPFLKADPYAFAAELRPKTASVVRDLSTYRWGDHEWMRARASRDPLGEPVSIYEVHLGSWMRVPEEEGRWLTYRELAAKLIPYVKDLGFTHLELMPVTEHPFDGSWGYQTTGYFAPTSRYGSPEDFMAFVDACHQAGVGVLMDWVPAHFPDDPHALAWFDGTHLYDHADPRLGYHPEWQSRIFNFGRVEVCNFLLNSALFWLDRYHIDGLRVDAVASMLYLDYARKPGEWIPNRYGGHENLEAVEFLKEFNRVVYQYCPGVLTIAEESTAWPAVSRPTYVGGLGFSLKWNMGWMHDMLDYFRLDPVYRKYHQDKITFGLVYAFSENFVLVLSHDEVVYGKQALLSKMPGDDWQKFANLRALFGYMYGHPGKKLLFMGGEFGQWMEWSHETSLDWHLLQYTLHQGLQRYVRDLNWLYRNEPALHQVDFDWTGFQWIDFSDADHSVIVFLRKDRTGSNPVLCLCNFTPLPRYGYRVGVPFGGWYKELLNSDADLYGGSNQGNWGGVMADSLPWHGLPYSLSVTIPPLSILFLKPGSAS, from the coding sequence ATGGACGAATTGACGGACCAGATCGAGCGGCTCCTCAGGGCCGAGCATTGGGATCCGTTTGCCGTGCTGGGACCGCATCCGGTCACCATGAACGGCGGACCCGCGACCGTGATCCGGGCGTTTTTGCCGGAGGCCCGGGAAGCAACGGTCCTCCTCGAGTCCCAGGAGGCGAGCGCGGAGCGGAGCGGACCCCAGGCTCCGATGAAGAAAGTCCACTCGGCCGGCCTGTTCGAGGCGGTGATTCCCGTTCCGGTGGAGCGGGTCCGCTACCGGCTCCGGGTCACCGATCAATGCGGGACCCAGACCAAGAAGCGCGATCCCTACTCGTACCAGCCGCTGCTTTCCGATTACGACCTGCACCTGTACCGCGAAGGGCGGCTGTACCGGGCGTACGACCTCCTGGGCGCCCACGTCCTGACCCTTGAGGGGGAAACCGGCGTCCGCTTCGTCGTCTGGGCGCCGAACGCCTTGCGGGTAAGCGTAGTCGGAGATTTCAACGGATGGGACGGCCGGCGACATGCCATGCGGAGTCGCGGCGAGACGGGCCTGTGGGAGCTGTTCATCCCGGGTCTCGGCGGGGGGACGGTCTACAAATACGAAATTCGCCCCCAGGGCCAGGGCGCGCCGTTTCTCAAAGCCGACCCCTATGCTTTCGCCGCGGAGCTGCGGCCCAAGACCGCATCGGTGGTCCGGGACCTCTCGACCTACCGGTGGGGGGATCACGAGTGGATGCGGGCGCGGGCCTCCCGCGATCCGCTCGGGGAGCCGGTGAGCATTTACGAAGTCCACCTGGGTTCCTGGATGCGGGTTCCGGAAGAGGAGGGACGCTGGCTGACCTACCGGGAGCTCGCCGCCAAGCTGATCCCGTACGTTAAGGACCTGGGCTTCACCCACCTGGAGCTGATGCCGGTGACCGAGCATCCGTTCGACGGGTCCTGGGGTTATCAGACCACCGGGTACTTTGCTCCGACCAGCCGGTACGGCTCGCCCGAGGATTTTATGGCCTTCGTGGATGCCTGTCATCAAGCCGGTGTCGGGGTGCTGATGGATTGGGTTCCGGCCCATTTTCCCGACGATCCCCACGCGCTCGCCTGGTTTGACGGGACCCACCTGTACGACCATGCAGACCCGCGCTTGGGATACCACCCGGAATGGCAGAGTCGGATCTTCAACTTCGGCCGGGTCGAAGTGTGCAATTTCCTTCTCAACAGCGCCCTGTTCTGGCTGGACCGTTACCACATTGACGGGCTCAGGGTGGACGCGGTGGCGTCCATGCTGTACCTGGACTATGCGAGGAAGCCGGGGGAATGGATCCCCAACCGGTACGGCGGCCACGAGAACCTGGAGGCCGTCGAGTTCCTCAAGGAGTTCAACCGGGTCGTGTACCAATACTGTCCGGGAGTCCTCACGATCGCCGAAGAGTCGACGGCCTGGCCGGCGGTCTCCCGTCCGACTTACGTGGGGGGGCTGGGGTTCAGCTTGAAATGGAACATGGGCTGGATGCACGACATGCTGGACTATTTTCGGCTTGACCCGGTGTACCGCAAATATCACCAGGACAAGATTACCTTTGGACTGGTCTATGCCTTCAGTGAAAACTTCGTCCTGGTCCTTTCTCACGATGAAGTCGTGTACGGCAAGCAGGCGCTCCTGTCCAAGATGCCTGGCGACGACTGGCAGAAGTTCGCGAACTTACGGGCTCTTTTCGGGTACATGTACGGTCACCCGGGCAAGAAGCTCCTGTTCATGGGAGGAGAATTCGGCCAGTGGATGGAATGGAGCCATGAAACCAGCCTCGACTGGCACCTGCTGCAATACACGTTGCACCAGGGATTGCAGCGCTATGTTCGCGATCTTAATTGGCTTTACCGCAATGAGCCGGCTCTCCATCAGGTGGACTTTGACTGGACCGGTTTCCAATGGATTGACTTCAGCGACGCGGACCATTCGGTGATCGTGTTCCTTCGCAAGGATAGAACTGGCTCCAACCCGGTCCTCTGCCTGTGCAACTTCACCCCCCTGCCTCGCTATGGCTATAGGGTCGGAGTGCCTTTCGGAGGATGGTATAAAGAATTGCTCAATAGTGACGCTGACTTGTATGGTGGGAGCAACCAGGGCAACTGGGGAGGGGTCATGGCTGACTCTCTCCCTTGGCACGGCTTGCCCTACTCCCTCTCTGTGACAATTCCTCCCCTCAGCATCCTCTTTTTAAAGCCCGGCTCGGCATCATAA
- a CDS encoding septal ring lytic transglycosylase RlpA family protein: protein MLLTLVTACTCLPKGQADLDVGVKERGVASWYGKEFDGWLTASGEPYNMEDLTGAHRTLPLGTVVRVTNVNNGRQVQVRINDRGPYVNGRILDLSYKAARRLGMVEGGTAAVSLEVVGNHGGLFSAAEHGHGVPVPLSLLSADVPQASASDMPWRDDPGPIDEARGARDFSPFPGDVMRERRLRRVADILAADRHVSVVATLLPV, encoded by the coding sequence TTGCTGCTCACCCTGGTGACGGCCTGTACCTGCCTCCCCAAAGGGCAGGCTGATCTGGACGTGGGAGTGAAAGAGCGGGGGGTTGCGTCCTGGTATGGCAAGGAGTTCGACGGATGGCTGACCGCCAGCGGCGAGCCCTACAACATGGAGGACCTCACCGGAGCCCATCGAACCCTGCCGCTTGGGACGGTCGTCCGGGTCACGAACGTGAACAACGGCAGGCAAGTCCAAGTCCGCATCAACGACCGTGGGCCGTACGTAAACGGCCGCATCCTGGACCTGTCCTATAAGGCGGCCAGGAGGCTGGGCATGGTCGAAGGGGGCACGGCGGCCGTATCGCTGGAGGTGGTGGGGAACCACGGCGGGCTGTTTTCCGCCGCGGAGCATGGTCACGGAGTGCCCGTCCCGCTCTCGCTGCTTTCTGCCGATGTGCCCCAAGCGTCCGCTTCCGACATGCCCTGGCGGGACGATCCCGGCCCGATCGACGAAGCCCGCGGAGCCCGCGACTTCAGCCCTTTCCCCGGAGACGTGATGCGTGAGCGGCGACTTCGCCGCGTCGCCGACATCCTGGCCGCCGACCGCCACGTGTCCGTCGTGGCCACTCTTCTCCCCGTGTAA
- a CDS encoding ABC transporter ATP-binding protein → MIEAQGITKRYGDLTAIDRVTFTVGKGEVLAFLGPNGAGKTTTMRILTCFMPATEGTARVAGFDCFEQPLEVKRRIGYLPETPPVYQELTVTEHLTFVGRLKGLPAVDLRKGLDRVVERLALGDVRHRLIGNLSRGYRQRVGLAQALIHDPPVLILDEPTVGLDPKQIIEIRELIRSLAGSHTVILSTHILPEATAVCQRVVIISGGRIVAEDTPEQLSARLRRSDKISLTVKAPPPDWTDRLRALPGILAVLESTDGGTALLECELGRDHREEIARFVVTSGWGLLELKTVSMTLEDVFLRLTQHEEGVPETGQEAQRT, encoded by the coding sequence ATGATCGAGGCACAGGGCATCACGAAGCGGTACGGGGATCTGACCGCCATCGACCGGGTCACCTTCACGGTCGGCAAGGGGGAGGTGCTGGCCTTCCTCGGCCCGAACGGCGCCGGCAAGACCACGACGATGCGGATCCTGACCTGTTTCATGCCGGCCACGGAGGGCACGGCCCGGGTGGCGGGGTTCGACTGCTTCGAGCAGCCGCTGGAGGTCAAGCGGCGGATCGGCTACCTCCCCGAGACCCCGCCGGTCTACCAGGAGCTCACCGTCACCGAGCACCTGACCTTCGTGGGCCGGCTCAAAGGGCTGCCGGCCGTGGACCTCCGCAAGGGGCTGGACCGGGTCGTCGAGCGGCTGGCGCTGGGCGACGTGCGGCACCGGCTGATCGGCAACCTCTCCCGCGGATACCGCCAGCGGGTCGGGCTCGCCCAGGCCCTGATCCACGACCCGCCGGTCCTGATCCTGGACGAGCCGACGGTCGGGCTCGACCCCAAGCAGATCATCGAGATCCGCGAGCTGATCCGGAGCCTGGCCGGCTCCCACACCGTGATCCTGAGCACGCACATCCTGCCGGAAGCCACCGCCGTCTGCCAGCGGGTCGTCATCATCAGCGGCGGCCGGATCGTGGCCGAAGACACGCCGGAGCAGCTCTCGGCGCGGCTGCGCCGGTCCGACAAGATCAGCCTGACGGTCAAAGCCCCGCCCCCGGACTGGACCGACCGGCTCAGGGCCCTGCCCGGCATCCTGGCCGTGCTGGAATCCACGGACGGCGGCACGGCCCTGCTGGAGTGCGAGCTCGGACGGGACCACCGGGAGGAGATCGCCCGCTTCGTCGTGACCAGCGGGTGGGGGCTGTTGGAGCTCAAGACCGTCTCGATGACGCTGGAGGACGTCTTTCTCCGGCTTACCCAGCACGAGGAGGGAGTGCCGGAAACGGGCCAGGAGGCCCAGCGGACATGA
- a CDS encoding HEAT repeat domain-containing protein, which produces MRKDAPVAARVPAALLGLTVLLGLLLAPLTVSPSTAFARETAADLDRDARSAFQRADYDRVLRLFEALPPGQEPSQDLLKVAMFSYLRLGQAEAAFRLYARLIPPGRPDNLAWLRDVAFAFVTGRARDQEEYVRIAAYTVLSELGSRELVPILEDGLLDSSVLVRARAVEGLGRALQRSKGQAPSALAGLKRALQDSAPGVRIAALNALGEVRDKSALDQIARIARTEEGAIQVFALAALVKLGRSEAFADLTGAATLPDSESRMAALGALGRLKRPASLSVLSQSVYDPDPSVRAFAAGALGEFGSPDALTPLTHALGDESPRVRSIAAASLGRLGLANAKPLLRQAVRDPVELVRAGAVEGLLRLGDGEAILVAADLAKHPDPSVRSAAAMALGLGGSPKALPVLDQLLRDQQPQPRLTAARSLGKAGGQAAAPLLKKALLDTDVAVRIAAAGSLAQILSRDCTGGKHHARS; this is translated from the coding sequence ATGCGAAAAGATGCGCCGGTGGCGGCGCGCGTTCCGGCAGCTCTCCTGGGATTGACTGTCTTGCTGGGCCTCTTGCTCGCTCCCCTCACCGTATCTCCGTCCACCGCTTTCGCGCGCGAGACCGCCGCCGACCTCGACCGCGACGCCCGTTCGGCTTTCCAGCGGGCCGATTACGACCGGGTCCTCCGCCTGTTCGAGGCCTTGCCGCCGGGACAGGAACCTTCCCAGGATCTGCTGAAGGTGGCCATGTTCAGCTACCTCCGGCTCGGGCAGGCCGAAGCGGCGTTTCGGCTCTATGCCAGACTGATCCCTCCCGGTCGCCCGGACAACCTTGCGTGGCTGCGCGACGTCGCCTTCGCCTTTGTCACCGGCCGTGCCCGGGACCAGGAAGAATACGTCCGCATCGCCGCCTACACCGTCCTGTCCGAGCTGGGAAGCCGCGAGCTCGTTCCGATCCTCGAAGACGGGCTCCTGGACTCTTCGGTTCTCGTTCGCGCCCGCGCCGTCGAAGGGCTGGGACGGGCGCTCCAACGGTCGAAGGGTCAGGCGCCGAGCGCGCTGGCCGGCCTGAAGCGGGCCCTGCAGGACTCGGCGCCCGGCGTGCGGATCGCCGCATTGAACGCGCTCGGAGAGGTCCGGGACAAGTCCGCGCTGGACCAGATCGCCCGCATCGCGCGGACTGAAGAGGGGGCGATCCAGGTCTTCGCCCTGGCCGCCCTCGTGAAATTGGGACGGTCCGAGGCGTTCGCCGACCTGACCGGCGCGGCCACGCTGCCGGATTCAGAGAGCCGGATGGCCGCGCTGGGCGCGCTGGGCCGGCTGAAGCGTCCCGCCAGCCTGTCGGTCCTGAGCCAGTCCGTGTACGATCCGGACCCCTCGGTCCGGGCCTTCGCGGCCGGGGCGCTGGGGGAATTCGGCTCCCCCGACGCCCTCACGCCGCTCACCCACGCCTTGGGCGACGAGAGCCCGCGCGTGCGCAGCATCGCCGCGGCCAGCCTGGGTCGGCTCGGGCTGGCCAACGCCAAGCCGCTGCTCCGCCAAGCGGTGCGGGATCCGGTTGAGCTGGTCCGGGCCGGAGCCGTCGAGGGACTGCTCCGGCTGGGCGATGGAGAGGCGATCCTCGTCGCGGCCGACCTGGCCAAGCATCCGGATCCTTCGGTCCGCAGTGCGGCGGCCATGGCCTTAGGCCTGGGCGGAAGCCCGAAAGCCCTTCCGGTGCTCGACCAGTTGTTGCGGGACCAGCAGCCGCAGCCCCGCCTGACCGCTGCGCGCTCGCTCGGCAAGGCCGGAGGGCAGGCCGCCGCCCCGCTGCTGAAGAAGGCTCTGCTGGACACGGACGTCGCGGTCCGCATCGCCGCCGCGGGAAGCCTGGCGCAGATCCTTTCGCGTGACTGCACCGGGGGAAAACATCATGCCCGCTCATGA